The bacterium genome has a segment encoding these proteins:
- a CDS encoding cytochrome c, with translation MTRVPCLAALLFLLIISGCQRGAESSKPPLHAVLDMDHQPKYKTEAASSFFTDHAAMRMPVPGSITAGDWHEDMAFYQGVDEAGQPLAIAPIPTTLELMTRGADRFAVFCKPCHGLQGDGQGSVIQRGFIPPPVFWEERLMREGDGYFFNVISHGVRMMPSHAHQIPTADRWAIVAQVRRLQHR, from the coding sequence ATGACTCGAGTACCTTGCCTAGCGGCTCTATTATTTCTGCTGATCATCTCCGGCTGTCAACGCGGCGCCGAGTCCAGCAAACCGCCACTGCATGCCGTGCTGGACATGGACCATCAGCCCAAATACAAGACAGAAGCCGCGAGCAGTTTTTTCACCGATCATGCCGCCATGCGCATGCCAGTCCCGGGTAGCATCACCGCCGGTGATTGGCATGAGGATATGGCCTTTTACCAGGGTGTGGATGAGGCGGGCCAGCCGCTCGCGATAGCACCGATCCCCACCACGCTTGAGTTGATGACCCGTGGCGCCGATCGTTTCGCGGTGTTTTGCAAACCCTGCCATGGTTTGCAGGGCGATGGTCAGGGAAGCGTCATCCAACGCGGCTTCATTCCGCCGCCGGTGTTTTGGGAAGAGCGGCTGATGCGGGAAGGTGACGGCTACTTTTTTAATGTAATCAGTCATGGCGTGCGCATGATGCCATCGCACGCTCATCAGATTCCGACGGCTGACCGCTGGGCGATTGTAGCCCAGGTGCGACGCCTGCAACATCGGTAG